From Paenibacillus sp. PK3_47, the proteins below share one genomic window:
- a CDS encoding 1,4-dihydroxy-2-naphthoate polyprenyltransferase: MNVRSFLRFVELPTKVASVIPFLMGSLYALYRFEDFYILRFALMFVSLLSFDMATTAINNYYDYKKASKTHGYGYETHNAIVHYKLKETTVVATIIILLLLAAGGGIALVTQVGLLVFLLGGLSFLIGILYSFGPIPISRMPLGELFSGLFMGFVIIFISAYIHSDQSVVTLLLQNGWIDLHINILEVLYLFWFSVPAILGIAGIMLANNICDIEDDVENRRYTLPVYIGRKNALLLFKLLYYVSYLDLIVLLLLGVNPVLVVLLLITLVPLRHNIALFQEKQEKATTFILSVKNFVLISLARVAVLGLAVLLESLNIL; this comes from the coding sequence TTGAATGTAAGAAGCTTTCTGAGATTTGTAGAGCTGCCGACGAAGGTAGCCAGTGTAATTCCGTTCCTGATGGGTTCACTGTATGCCCTGTACCGGTTCGAGGATTTTTATATTCTGCGCTTTGCACTTATGTTCGTGTCCCTGCTAAGCTTCGACATGGCCACAACGGCGATCAACAATTATTATGATTACAAAAAAGCATCCAAAACGCATGGCTACGGCTACGAGACGCATAATGCCATCGTCCACTACAAGCTTAAGGAAACCACTGTGGTGGCGACGATCATTATTCTGCTGCTGCTGGCGGCGGGCGGCGGAATTGCCCTGGTCACACAGGTCGGCTTGCTTGTTTTTTTGCTCGGAGGCCTGTCGTTCCTGATTGGGATTCTTTATTCTTTCGGTCCGATCCCGATCTCGCGGATGCCGCTCGGCGAGCTGTTCTCCGGACTGTTTATGGGCTTTGTGATCATCTTCATCTCGGCCTATATCCACTCCGACCAGAGTGTCGTGACGCTCCTGCTGCAGAACGGCTGGATTGATCTTCATATCAATATCCTTGAGGTGCTGTATCTCTTCTGGTTCTCGGTACCGGCGATTCTCGGCATTGCCGGAATTATGCTGGCCAATAACATCTGTGACATTGAAGATGACGTGGAGAACCGCCGGTATACACTTCCCGTATATATCGGACGCAAGAATGCCCTTTTGCTGTTCAAGCTGCTCTATTATGTCTCTTATCTGGATCTGATTGTGCTGCTGCTGCTTGGTGTGAATCCGGTGCTGGTCGTGCTGCTGCTGATCACTCTGGTTCCACTGCGGCACAACATTGCGCTGTTTCAGGAGAAGCAGGAGAAGGCGACGACCTTTATTTTGTCGGTCAAAAATTTCGTGCTGATAAGCCTGGCACGGGTTGCTGTGTTGGGGCTGGCTGTACTGCTGGAGTCATTGAATATTTTGTAA
- a CDS encoding DUF6081 family protein — MDKHTTPGEETKAASVKQTVLGDFHTILEEGKVWKTGGFTLPDGTFWAYREPEAVVIVRNGILYVRAQISRQNNQVQILDNAKHMYYSAQPVEVPENGEISFELQIRARTQGTAPNDLYDGYVSLNLLDFTTGAALDFFAGNDKYASVYGVLPFPGVKVPDTGGTKYFCIFTEDTDFKPREFNTYKITYHRGNDEAVFYVNGKEVRRERNVPVKLNSFTVALGIMTEKDLTPEGSVSAHGQTVIAEWSPLTITTSEQ; from the coding sequence ATGGACAAACATACAACTCCCGGTGAAGAGACAAAGGCCGCATCCGTCAAGCAGACGGTGCTGGGTGATTTCCATACGATACTGGAAGAGGGAAAGGTCTGGAAGACCGGCGGCTTTACGCTGCCTGACGGTACCTTTTGGGCTTACCGGGAACCTGAAGCTGTAGTCATTGTACGGAACGGCATTCTGTATGTGCGGGCACAAATCAGCCGCCAGAACAACCAGGTGCAGATCCTCGACAATGCGAAGCATATGTATTATTCGGCCCAGCCGGTAGAAGTACCGGAGAACGGAGAGATCAGCTTTGAGTTGCAGATCCGGGCACGCACGCAAGGGACTGCACCGAACGATCTGTACGATGGCTATGTCTCGCTGAACCTGCTCGATTTCACAACCGGTGCGGCGCTTGATTTTTTTGCAGGCAACGACAAATATGCCAGTGTTTACGGTGTGCTTCCCTTCCCGGGTGTTAAGGTTCCGGATACCGGCGGTACGAAATATTTCTGCATTTTTACAGAAGATACCGACTTCAAGCCGCGTGAATTCAATACGTACAAAATCACTTACCACCGCGGTAACGATGAGGCTGTCTTCTATGTGAACGGCAAAGAGGTGCGCCGCGAACGGAATGTGCCGGTCAAGCTGAACAGCTTTACGGTCGCGCTGGGCATTATGACAGAGAAGGATCTGACACCGGAGGGCAGCGTATCTGCGCACGGCCAGACGGTTATTGCAGAATGGTCTCCGCTGACCATCACTACATCCGAACAATAA